In the genome of Candidatus Electrothrix rattekaaiensis, the window AGTACTTGATTTCAATGGATTGCGTAACCCCAAAAAACAGCTGGAGCACACCGGCAATTCTTCTTTTTCAACTCGGAACCTCTGCCGCCTTTTCCTCTTGACTTTTTAGGGAAGAAAGATAAAAAGAAGGTTACTCTGCCATGAGCTGAATTCAACCCGCCGGTTGTTTGAATATGCTCCTCAAAAAAAACAGAGCCGCAAACCGAATACCGCCGTGCTGACGTACAGCCTGCTTCCCTTTTCCTGTACGCTACGATTCGTATTCTCATTAAAATAAAACGGTCGCAGATCGACCTCAGGTTGATTTTGTATTCAATTAATTCACAGAGAACAGGTAAGACATGATCAACAAAGTAATTTTAATCGGTAATCTCGGTGCTGATCCCGAACTGCGCTACACTCAAAGCGGGGTAGCAGTGGCAAGCTTTAATGTCGCCACGAGCAGACGCTGGAAAGACAAAGAAGGCCAACAACAGGAAGAGACCGAATGGCATAGAATCGTTGCTTGGCAACGTCTCGGAGAAGTCTGTAACGAATACCTCCATAAAGGCTCAAAAGTTTATGTAGAAGGCAGGCTTCAGACCAGAAAATGGCAGGATCAAAACGGCAATGACCGCTACACAACAGAAATTATCGCCTCAGATATTCAGTTTCTCACCCCGCGCGGTGAAGGCGGGGGAGGCTATAGCGGTGGCGGCAGTGGCAGTGGTGGCGGAGGAGGATACGACCCAGGCCCTGCTGGCGGTGGCAACAACAACTCTTCGGCAGGCGGCGGCTATGACGACTTTGCCGGTGGACAATCCGGCGGGCAGACAGGCGGGGGTACCGGGAGCGACGTTCCGTTCTAAACGGATACTTCGCTGCCTCCTCTGCCTCAAGGGCGAAGGGTCTTCTGCGGCTCTTCGCCATTTTTATTTTCTCCGCTTTACGGATGGCGCGACAGACGCTTGTATATTTCTCTCTCATAGTGCGCAGTCCGCAGGACATCTGCGCCAACAAGAAATTTTATTGGACAAATTCCATTTTGTTCTTATTTTTTATTGTGAAATGGAAAACACATCCCGACACGGGAAACCTCAATTTATAAAACAGCTTCTCTTTGCACTCATGAAGCATGATGCAATAAAGCCTGAAAAGTAACAAAGCATATGGAATACTATAAAATTCTCGGTGTTGAAAAAACAGCATCCGCAGCGGAAATAAAAAAAGCCTACCGTAAACTGGCCTTGAAATATCATCCGGATAAAAACCCGGATAATAAGGAAGCTGAGGACAAATTCAAGCAGATCAGCGAGGCCTATGCTGTCCTTTCCGATGAAAAGAAACGACAGGAATACGACACCTACGGATCAGCCGGATTTCAGCAGCGTTATTCCCAGGAAGACATCTTCCGGGGTTTTGACCTCAACGATATTCTCAACCAGTTCGGCTTTAGCGGGGGCGGCGGACGCACCACCTTCCGTTTCGGCGGTCAGGGAAGCGGCGGCAGCCCTTTTGATTTTTTCAACCAAGGTGCCGGAGGAGCTCAGGGAGGGGGATGCGGTGGCGGTGGCTGTCGTCCTCAGCCTGTCAAAGGACAGGACCAGACCTATGAATTGGCCGTCTCCCTTGAGGATGTGCTGCACGGTGCGGAAAAAAATATCAGTCTGCGCCGAGATGGAGGCAATCAGAATATCGCGGTTAAGGTACCCAAAGGGATTGAATCAGGGAAACGCCTGCGCCTGTCTGGAAAAGGAGCACCCTCTCCTTCCAGCGGTCCTCCAGGGGATCTTTACCTCAAAGTGACAGTTCAACCTCATGGGGATTTCACCCGTGACGGCGACAATCTGATCACGGAAAAGAAAGTACCCTTCAGCCAAGCTTGTTTGGGAACGGCTGTAGAAATCACCTCGCTGGACGGACGAACATTCAAGCTCAAGGTGCCTGCCGGGGTGCAGCAGGAAGCCAAGCTGCGTATCAAGGGGCATGGTTTACCGTTCGGCCCTATTGGAGATAGGGGAGACCTGTATGTCAAGTTTCTTGTCGAGATCCCCAAGCAACTGACCCCTGACCAGGAAGCAGCTATCCAGAAGCTGGCTGAATTGGGATTATAACCTCCAATCGCAGTCATCAGACGGATACGCAATGAAGGTTCTTACCATCTTCGGAACCAGACCGGAGGCCATTAAAATGGCCCCGGTCATCCATGCCCTTGCAGCAGTGCCTGAATTCACGG includes:
- a CDS encoding single-stranded DNA-binding protein, with the translated sequence MINKVILIGNLGADPELRYTQSGVAVASFNVATSRRWKDKEGQQQEETEWHRIVAWQRLGEVCNEYLHKGSKVYVEGRLQTRKWQDQNGNDRYTTEIIASDIQFLTPRGEGGGGYSGGGSGSGGGGGYDPGPAGGGNNNSSAGGGYDDFAGGQSGGQTGGGTGSDVPF
- a CDS encoding DnaJ C-terminal domain-containing protein, whose amino-acid sequence is MEYYKILGVEKTASAAEIKKAYRKLALKYHPDKNPDNKEAEDKFKQISEAYAVLSDEKKRQEYDTYGSAGFQQRYSQEDIFRGFDLNDILNQFGFSGGGGRTTFRFGGQGSGGSPFDFFNQGAGGAQGGGCGGGGCRPQPVKGQDQTYELAVSLEDVLHGAEKNISLRRDGGNQNIAVKVPKGIESGKRLRLSGKGAPSPSSGPPGDLYLKVTVQPHGDFTRDGDNLITEKKVPFSQACLGTAVEITSLDGRTFKLKVPAGVQQEAKLRIKGHGLPFGPIGDRGDLYVKFLVEIPKQLTPDQEAAIQKLAELGL